TAGAAAGAGCGACATCTTTGGCATGATCATATTATTGAAGAGAGGCGAAAGATGCCACTGCCCTTTGTCTCGCTTCATATCTGCATCAATAAATATATAGAGATTGAGGGTATATTTAAATTTTTCTAATTTTTCGTAATTGTTAGCTGTGTTATATAATATGCAAATATTTTTCCCGGCACTAAGAGAGGTAATTCAGGAATTCCTTGAATGCTCTGCCTCTGTGTGATACTTTATTCTTCTCCTCTGTACTCATTTCTGCAAATGTCGTTCCTCTGTATTCAAATATGGGGTCGAACCCAAATCCTCCCTCACCGCGCGCACTATCTGCGATTCTCCCCTCTACAACACCACTGAAGATGCGCGGCTCCGCTGAGATGGACTGACAGAACGCGACGACCGTTTTAAAAGTGGCTCTTCGCTCTCTATCCCTCTTACCAGCCATCAAAGTCAATATCCCCTCATTACCTATCTTCTTGAATACAAACGCGGAGAAAGGACCAGGGAAACCATTCAAAGCGTGAATGAACAGTCCGGAATCTTCGATGAAGAACGGGGTCTTTATCTTTATCCCTGTCCTTGCCCCTTTCCCACACCTTATGTAATTCGCACTCGTTATCGCCACTTCTTCTATCTCTTCCAGTTGTAACTCAGGATACTCATAATTGAGATGCTGAATAGAGATACCACTATCAATATCAGTAGCCAGCTCTCTTATCTCTTTTACCTTATGCGGGTTCGTGGTGATGAAGTATATCGTTCTCAATCTTCAGCTTCACCATTGCCTTATCCATATCCTTATCCCTATCCTTACCCCTATTCGACTCGCGGTGCCAGCAGATAACTGACTTTGCCCTTGCCGTCTGCCACCTCGAAATCTATCTGGAGTGGATAATCCTTACCCAGGTTCAGTGTTACATTCTCAGCATGACTCATACCCTTACTCATCGCGGCAATATAGTCCAGAGTGAATAATGAATGAAGCGTTCCAGGTGTCAGATGGATCAATTGCTCCTTCCTCAAGCCCAGACGTAACTTATCCATCTCACCCTCCACCTCCATGTAAAATTCATCGCCGTCCACACCAAGCAATATATATTCACCCACCTTCTCAGCAGCACGTATTGTCCTTCTGAAATCCTCTATATCCATAACCACCTGCACCGGGAACTCAAGCTCGGGCACCTTCGGCTCTTTTCGTAACGATGAAGGTTCCAGCAGGTTCACTGTATAAGCAAGACTGCCCATTCGCGTATATAACTTCTGTGCTTGCTCATCAATCGAAAGCCGGACCTGCTCTTTACCTCCAATGCCTAAGATTCCAAGCAACTTCTGGAAATCCATTCCTATCTCAAGTCCCTCTCCATCTCCCTCTCCGTTCGAGAACTGATAATCATCGAACGCATCTTTCTGCAACTGAAAAGTTACCATAGCTACGTTAGAGGGGTCTACTGCTCTTAAATTTAAACCCTCTGCTGATATTCTCAACTTACCTTCATCCACCACCGCAATTATCGCCTCTATGCATTCTTTTAATACACCTGCATCTATCTCAGCTTCAAACATCCTTCATTCCTCCTTGACTTCCATATTTAATTAATTAACATCTTTTTATTTTATTTAACTCTATATAGTTTACTTTTACTATCATTACTACTCTGTGCCATATCGACCAGATATTTGACCTCGCATGCGTG
Above is a genomic segment from Methanophagales archaeon containing:
- a CDS encoding XTP/dITP diphosphatase, producing the protein MRTIYFITTNPHKVKEIRELATDIDSGISIQHLNYEYPELQLEEIEEVAITSANYIRCGKGARTGIKIKTPFFIEDSGLFIHALNGFPGPFSAFVFKKIGNEGILTLMAGKRDRERRATFKTVVAFCQSISAEPRIFSGVVEGRIADSARGEGGFGFDPIFEYRGTTFAEMSTEEKNKVSHRGRAFKEFLNYLS
- a CDS encoding DNA polymerase sliding clamp, which produces MFEAEIDAGVLKECIEAIIAVVDEGKLRISAEGLNLRAVDPSNVAMVTFQLQKDAFDDYQFSNGEGDGEGLEIGMDFQKLLGILGIGGKEQVRLSIDEQAQKLYTRMGSLAYTVNLLEPSSLRKEPKVPELEFPVQVVMDIEDFRRTIRAAEKVGEYILLGVDGDEFYMEVEGEMDKLRLGLRKEQLIHLTPGTLHSLFTLDYIAAMSKGMSHAENVTLNLGKDYPLQIDFEVADGKGKVSYLLAPRVE